GCTTAACTACTACCGTGGATAAAACTGCATTTGCAGTAAAAGAGAAGAGGTGGATTGTTTCTACCTACAATACAGAATTTACTTAAGTTACTCATTCCTTCCTCCTGCTTGAGCCCTCCATGTTTGCTTACCAGTGATTCCGCGAGCGATTTTATGAAAACACTAGAAGCCACTGCTTTTGTGTAGTTTAGATGCTGGGAATCCTCAGCTGAGCAGGCAGAGAACGCCTTAAGTGTAAAGCTATTTACTCATCACCACACTTCTAAAAGGACCATTTCCTGGAATAGCACGCACCATCTTAAGTCACTACAGCACAACTTGGCTGATTTGAGTGAAAACCATATGATATATGGCTTAAAGTTTTCCTACCATAGTTAGCAGTTCTGCAGATGCTAAAAAAGCACAGATGGCAATACAGCAGAACATTGGACCAGCTTACCTAAATACTAcatctgctgtgtgctgcatcTCATTTAATTATGTAGCTCTGCATGGTAGTATATCAACTTCCTGCTAAGATCAGTGAAACAAATTATTGAAAGACCTGTTGATAGTGATGCATAACGTGCACCACTTTAAGAATAAGCAAAGATTAAGTTCACTCACGATTTGCAAATGGTATGGTAGCAAAGCCAGCCATAACTACTTATctggaatgaaatattttaattaagagaCCATGGTTACATGTGGGTTAGTTTTAGATAAAAGCTGTTTGAAAGAACGTGGAAGTCATAGAAAGGTTATTACTGGAAATGTACTGGagaaaaaagtttatttttagttcttaGCCCATTAAGCTTCAAGCACACTTCAAAGGGGAGATTATGTACATGCTGACTCTAGCTGGAAGGGCTTTGACATTTTGTAGGAACACTAATATAGTGAGACTGTCATAGTTGGTAAAATACAAAAGTGATTTATAAGAAATATTAGAAGCTAAGCAAAAAATCTTTTGTTCCAGTTCATTCAAGTGTAGCTATGTAAGACTTGCATAAATCCCATCTGTTGAATGGGAGGCAACACATACTTGAACACAAACTCCTGTAGCCAGTCTTCTCTTTCCTGTTAGTGTACTGGAAGTAATCAGGCTGAATGTTGCCAAGGATATGACTACTGGTAAGCAAGCCAGAGCATTGTTAAGATTTTCTCCAAATGACAAGTCAGTTACAGTAGTGCATGTGCTATTCAAAAATccagattaaattaaaaagaacttcTCAATATATTTCACTTTACCAACTGTGTAATTTTAAAACTCATTAAGACAGTTCCCATAATTGTATAAACAGGGTTTATTGTACATGTGgagctgaaggagaaaagaggaggaatatatatattatatatatatgtacagtGAGCTGTTTTCATTAATAAATTTATTCTGCCTTGCTTAATACTGGAAAGAGGGAATGTGTCTGGCACCAAAGaaatttaaaactgaagaaatttaaAAGCTTAACTTTCAAAATTATAAAAACCACGGTCTTAAtggaaggaaattaaaacataTATACATGGCAACTTAAGTGGTTTATACACTGAGTGACACGGTCGCATTCATCTTTTAAACCAATTTATGAATTTTCTATTAACAGAACTGGcattaaaactatttaaaagctagaatataaataaaactcGGAGGGACTGCTCCAAGAGCAGCCCAACAAAGCAACTCACAGTAACTCAGTAGACATAATCATCGATAAAACAATTCCCCTTGAGCATCAGGGAAATAGGCACTAACTGGGAAATAGTCCAAGTCTGGTGTTGCAGTTTCACTGAAGTCCATCTCGTTACTGCTGTGCCATATGCAATGCCTTTTAAAATGTACCCCCAATTTCTCTGAAATATGTAGAAAATGTTACGTTGTCTTCCGGAAACCCTTTAAAATAGGATAGATGTTTTCAAATGCTTCGTAGATTTCTGCTCGAACTTTAGCACCTGCAACAAGAGAGAAACTGACTTAATTCCCTCTCTCTCCAGAGCCAAAtagttcattttaatttttagaatGTTTATTTGAATGCAGTTTTATGTACATCCACCTCTATTTCTACATGTAATTCTTCCTTTAGATAGCCATTTTCTATAAAACATACATTATCAGAATTAACGGAAGGCGAATAAAGTCCTGAGTTTGTTTCATTACCACTTTCGTGCTTATGCCATACTTGCAAATGAGATTTTCTAAACATATTTTCTCAGTACACTCAACTGCAAAGCACAGCCCCATAGGATGTTTCTGCAGAAGGGCCTGAACAGCAGAGTTCTATTCAAGAGTGCAAACATCTGGGAAAGCAAGGAAATAGTGACTGAAGCAGAGACCAAAGTGCAGGTATACAGTCCTTCTTTCATCTGTGaattcaggtttgttttttttttcaatacagtAAGGCTTaacagaggggaaaaggaagggtGTAGGTGGAGTGCCCAAGGTTAAGGAAGCCCCAGAGCTTGGATATCTCCCCTTCTTTGGctgctgcatcaaaagaaaaaaaatggcagcagCCTCCAGTCAAGCTGTTACAATGCAGTGAGCTCAGTCACATGCACCTAATGCACAGAAACAGACTTTCAGATTTTGCTGAGAACATTACCTGAGCTCTTTTTGGGCACCTGCCATTCTTCATTAGAATTCAAAATCACTACTTATAAGGTTTAACCAAATACATGTGGTTTGCTTTGTGGGTTCTTGTCCACAAAACACTGTACTGTCTGTTCTTTCCCAATACTGTCATTTCTAAAGAAGAGCAACTAATAAATTGCATACTTGTGGGACCATTGTTTCTAATGCAGTCTAAATCTAGCCTACTGGAATAAAATACTTGACTTACCAGTTAAAACCACttttccagaaacaaaataagcagAACAATTCTTGGCTTGATCATTCTGTAGATTAAGCCAGGAAACAATTCCGGCTCGTAGCTGTAAGAGAAGAGTCACAGTGTTTCAATGTGCCAACAGACAGATGTCCTAGCCCTTcatctgcagaactgcagaaacagacAGTGCAGATGTAGACAATTTGGGAAGAGTAGCAAAGAATTGTTGCCCAATATCAACCCATGAAAATTACATCAGTTACCCCAGAGGCAGAGCTAGGATAGGAACGAAGATGCTGACTCCCCTCTGGTGTAAGGAAACAATCTAAACAGACACCACCCTCTAAGCTAGTCACTACACAGCAAGAATGAAAGGTAAGCAAACCTTCATTTACCTGCTGAACTGCTGGTGTGTGAGTACCAATCCTTCTAATCTGATAGGAAACTTCACATCACAGCTGCCCACcatgttctgaattttaaaatccaAAAATTTTGCAGGAAAACCCAGTTTCTGAACAACTCTTGCATACTTCCTTGCTGCCAGTCTGGACTGTTCTTCGCTGAAGGGAGAAAAGGATAGCCAGCTTATTTCCCCTGTTAAGCACTACTTCAAGCAAACAGCACCAAGCCACAAATatttaactggaaaaagaaatgttgtgtGTGTTGCAGGAGAGAAGAGTTGCAAAATGCTTACATCCAAAATTAACAACTATTACTGGTTTGCACGCTTAGTTGGGGTACTAAAGTCCTGAACACTTTAACACTGTATTCACTGTTtatgaagcagaaaatacttTGTAACTCCACATATTTCCATACCCTTCAAATATGTACCTCTGTAAGACATTAAAATTGTTACTTAGATTTTCAATCCCACTACTGCTACAATCTACAAACTCCTATAGGAGCCTGTAAACTGCCAAAGTCCTCTGCTTGATGCGGCCCAGGTACTCAGACCTAGGTTTAACACAACTACACAGCCTTACTTGCTATTACAGAACTCAATTTGCTTCACTTCTGTAAACAGCTGAAGATCTGGTTCCTCCTGAGGCAGAGTAAGACAACTTGACTTGCGAACATAACCAGGCAGACAAAGCGTTTCCTGTGCATCTTTATTCATCATTGATGATCAGAGGattggagcacctcccctacaaggacaggctgagagtgctggggtttctcagcctggagaagactccaaggagaccttatagcagcctttcagtacctgaagggggcctacaggaaagctggggagggactttttgtactggtgtgtagtgataggatgaggagaaatggaagAAGGTAGAGTTacactagatattaggaagaaattctttactgtgagggtggtgaaacactggaacaggttgcccagagaggctgtggatgctctctccctggaggcattcaaggccaggctggatggggctctgagcaacctggactagagggaggtgtcccttcTTATAGCAGGGCATTGGAACaggatgatcttcaaggtcccttccagcccaaattattctatgattctatgatctctgcTCATTAGCTTATTCCCTTTGGATTTCTAAAGGACTTCTTCAGAGTTGAATTTCTCTCCTGCTCACTGTAGTAAAACTCATGTTTAGTTTTCAATTCTCATGCCTCAATGATCCCGTTACGAACAGATCAGACCACAGGGACTGGAGACTTGGAGCTCTTGGCCCACGATGAATGAAACAACTCAAATACCAAATTGCTCTTATCCTGCCGCTGCCCCTACAGTTTAAACAGTTTCAGTGCATAGCCATTCTATGTGCATGTGCATATACaacatatatataataaacactgtataaaagaaacagtatttctcaAGCATCAtggtttcaaaagaaaagatgacCTTGCCTAGTTTGCTCTTAGCAGCTGAACGTACCTTTTTGCTCCTGTGCACACCATTTTTCCAGAGCTGAATATAAGCGCAGTAGTACGTGGTTCTCTTATTCTCAtaataacagcagcaaaacGCTGAAATGTGAGCATTGAAATTATTAGTGATACATGGATGTAACAATTACATCAAGACCAAGTTTGCGTAATCTAAGTAGCCACTGCAAAGAAATAACTAGATTCAAATATATGTACAGAACACTCCTCATTCACACATTTCAAGTAAGCTTTAATTAGTTTCAAACACTCTTACAGGCAGAGTCGAACAAGAAGGATTTCTAGTACTGCACTCCTCTTTTACTAAGCTTGTCTCTGACTACCATGTGCATACCACAAATACTACTAACATTTGCAACACAACGATAGCAACGATCTCAGTACCAAATTTTCCTCCACATCTTGAAATTTAATCTGTTATAAGCAGGATGGAAGgttatgcaaatattttatggTCTGCTTTGGCTTTGTACCTTAAGCATTCGGGTAGCATTAGAAAATTGTCAAACAGAACTGCTGGGAAGTCAGAAGCCATATTCCATATAAACTGAAGTCATCTTAACTACCATAGTAGAATACAACTGCATTTATAAACATTCTTAAACTCTCTGAAGCAACTGCAAACTGTTCTGGGCATCACACACAAAATCCCTTTTTTGTGCTATATTAAACTTGGACCAGTTCACTATACGGTCTCATATGCTGTTCTGCTGACATAATGAAGGTAGTAGCATGAGTTACCCAACAACACATTTGTCAAACTATGGCTTAAATAACAGCCAAGCAAcgtctttgtttcataaaaCGATGTACTGACTAAAAGTCAGGAGTGTGTTACATaacccttcttttctctctgctgtggaaaaacagcatttcataTTGATCGTTCTAGCCTACAAGTTTTACACAGCCACCTACCCTACCATAAGAGCTACCATCGCCTGCTCAAATGTGAGCTGCACAAGCATCTTACTCACATGCAGTTGTTAACAGCATCACTGTTATAACTGACAGTAACAGTCAGTACTGGGGGAAAACGTGAAAGAACAAAGCTTAGAGGGGGAGCGAGGCCACAAGAACCCTGTAACTGCACTGCTGCCACAGGAATTCCAGAGCAGTAGCCAGAAGGAAGAAACTCTGGAACTCACAGAACAACCATGGCTCTTACAGATGCCAGAAATTGAattctcccttccttttttcttgttggaaAATAGGGAACAAGACTTGAGCATCAGACATTTTGCAATAACACAAAAACGGAACTTGCTGAGCAAAAGCAACGAGGGTGCCATATAAACAGTAACTCAGGACAGCTCtacaacaatgaaaaaaacttTCCCAGTATATTAATTAGTCACACTGTTCTTTCTAATGCTCCCAAATCACATCTTCACATAAAACACAGCTATATCAGCATAAGAACGCTTCTTActcattcagaaaagaaatctttaatgAACTTAGGTAATTCTATTAACTCTACCATAAAACTGTTTCTGAATAAAGGTTTTTCAATCTAGCTACTACAGCAAAGCACACTCCAAACCCGTTCTGCTGACATATCTGTTACTGGATGCATTCTAACATACTTCTCTTACCTTGGGATTATATTCAGCATTTCGGGCACGAAGTGCAATGGTTTTTAGGTCAAGTTTGCAACCAAGATTCACCGTGGACACAATATTCCTGAAAATAGTtcagagaaatacattttaaaaagtaaattaaagaaTTAAAGCATCCATATAGCATGCTTattagtttcattttttttatttgtttaaacaaGCAAGCTTCAATGACATCTCTCATACTGACAGGAAACTCCTCTTTTAGGGCAGTACCTCCTAAAGCACGACTGCTGATTCCTCCTTTCCTGCCAACTATTATGAAAAGCATCccatgagaaaaatatttcagttgggcaggaaaaaaattttGAGGTTGTGCTGTGACCACTCATCACAATCCAGGAAGCTGCTGTGAATGGGCAAAAATGTAGTAGCAATGATACTGTCCTTGGGATGCCCTTCAAGGAGGAAGACATGATGCAGGACTAAGTGAGAATACCCTCGCAGATAAACCCACTGCTAGGTGTTCAAAAAAACGATCTCCAGAAAGTTTAAGAGAAGTCCAAGGAAATTTTGCATTTAGTAACACTTATTTACttagaaaacactgaaatctaAAGGTCTTCCgtaggttttaaaaaaatattaatattggAGACTATTCTTTTGGTGCAAAATTCACTTTGTTTAACACCTATTTCTCCTTGGGCCTTCCATACATTGCTGTAAGTCTCTATAAAGCTACAGTTCAGTGAAAATACTTTCATACCTGAAACTCAAGAAGCTCTACGTTGTAGTAAATGACTAGAAAACGGAGCATGGAATATTAAAGACTACTCACTACTAGCTTCTAGACTATCAGCCAGTATCTTCCTCTCAACCCTTCCAATTCCATTATAGACGTTACAGTTCCTGTGATCTGCTTTAATATCTCACTGCCAAAATTCTCTGCACAGTGAGATGGATCTACTGACTTTTTGGTGTAAGCTAAAAATGAGTGTTTCAAGGCACGTGTATTTTGAAATACCAGATCATCAACTCAGACAGCTTCATAAGCAAAGCAAGACAAActcccacagcacagagctttaGCACTATACTGCTAAATGACAAtatgatcatagaatggtctgggttgaaaaggaccacaatgatcatctagtttcaacccccctgctgtgtgcagggtcaccaaccactaggatcaggctgcccagagccacatccagcttggcctccaggcatggggcatccacaacctccttgggcaacctgttccactgcatcaccaccctctgtatgaaaaacttcctcctactacctaacctaaacctgcccttagtttccccttgtcctatcattatccacCCTTGTAAGCAGTCATTTACAATGATAACGTTCTGCACTAAtcatacaaataaatattcaaGATCACCCTTCCTATCAAAATGTAGTACACAATTCCTCATGTGGCTTTGCTCTTGGGTATTTCGAGTTAAAGCACATCCTGAGAGACGTCATGCTATACTAGCACACAACACACTCACTGTAGCTGTGGCACTATCCCAGAGCTCTCAGATGCCGGTGTTGCAGGAGTTATAGGAGTCATCGGAGTCATTGGGGAGGGGTACAGAGGTGTGGTTCCTGGTAAAGGGGCTGTGGTAAGAGTCTGTGAGTGGAAGAGCTGAGGAGTTTGACCAGATGTTCCCTGTGTCGCTTGCTGTGATGTagactgctgtgctgcctgctgctgctgctgctgctgccgctgctGTTCCTCAAGGATGGACAGACTGTTGGTGCTCTGGACAGGCTGTGGTGTCAGTCCCGTGCCATATGGCATCATTGGGCTAAAAATTGGAATTCCAGGAGTCATTGCACCCTGCagaagaaagcatgaaaaaggAACCACAGATCCTTTGACTTAAtctcattttaaagagaaaaagcttGAAGTAGTAATCTAAGAATAAATCATCTTAGTTGGTCACATCAAACCTGTGGCATATTAGTAACTTAAAAagctaaaaacagaaaacctttgCAAGATTCAGTTCTTCCACAACATGAATCACAACATCCATCAATCTGTCAATTCCAACACTGCCTGGCACGTCAGTGATATCAGTATGTTTCCTACAATACCTGGAAAGCACATCTCAACTTTGACCCACAATTTCTACTTGCAATCGTTAGAATGCAAATGCATTTGCAGCACAACTGTAGTCCATTA
This genomic stretch from Meleagris gallopavo isolate NT-WF06-2002-E0010 breed Aviagen turkey brand Nicholas breeding stock chromosome 2, Turkey_5.1, whole genome shotgun sequence harbors:
- the TBP gene encoding TATA-box-binding protein → MDQNNSLPPYAQGLASPQGAMTPGIPIFSPMMPYGTGLTPQPVQSTNSLSILEEQQRQQQQQQQAAQQSTSQQATQGTSGQTPQLFHSQTLTTAPLPGTTPLYPSPMTPMTPITPATPASESSGIVPQLQNIVSTVNLGCKLDLKTIALRARNAEYNPKRFAAVIMRIREPRTTALIFSSGKMVCTGAKSEEQSRLAARKYARVVQKLGFPAKFLDFKIQNMVGSCDVKFPIRLEGLVLTHQQFSSYEPELFPGLIYRMIKPRIVLLILFLEKWF